In Nycticebus coucang isolate mNycCou1 chromosome 9, mNycCou1.pri, whole genome shotgun sequence, the following are encoded in one genomic region:
- the TBC1D7 gene encoding TBC1 domain family member 7 isoform X4 has product MTEDSQRNFRSVYYEKVGFRGVEEKKSLEILLKDDRLDTEKLCTFSQRFPLPSMYRALVWKVLLGILPPHHESHAKVMMYRKDQYSDVLRALKVIRFVSDATPQVEVYLRMYQLEAGKLPRSPSFPLEPEDEVFLAIAKAMEEMVEDCVDCYWITRCFVNQLNTKYRDSLPQLNVFDP; this is encoded by the exons ATGACTGAGGACTCTCAGAGAAACTTTCGTTCAGTATATTATGAGAAAGTGGGATTTCGtggagtggaagaaaagaaatcgtTAGAAATTCTCCTAAAAGATGATCGCCTGG atACTGAGAAACTTTGTACCTTTAGTCAAAGGTTCCCTCTCCCGTCCATGTACCGTGCATTGGTGTGGAAGGTGCTTTTAG GGATCCTGCCTCCTCACCATGAATCCCATGCCAAGGTGATGATGTATCGCAAGGACCAGTACTCGGATGTGCTGCGTGCTCTGAAAGTCATTCGCTTTGTCAGCGATGCCACACCCCAGGTTGAAGTCTATCTCCGGATGTATcagctggaggctggaaagttacCTCGAAGTCCCTCTTTTCCGCTG GAGCCAGAAGATGAAGTATTTCTTGCCATTGCTAAAGCCATGGAAGAGATGGTGGAAGATTGTGTCGACTGTTACTGGATCACCCGATGCTTTGTGAACCAATTAAATACCAAGTACCGGGATTCTTTACCCCAACTG aatgttttTGATCcatag